In Archocentrus centrarchus isolate MPI-CPG fArcCen1 chromosome 24, fArcCen1, whole genome shotgun sequence, one DNA window encodes the following:
- the ttll2 gene encoding putative tubulin polyglutamylase TTLL2 has product MAASLVFRLHDRGPELVREVLLERGWEEYDKGERGEEDWNLYWRGSPFCNSQYRNLLPWQRLNHHPKTVGITRKDCLARNLKRMKAAFGSALYDFSPTTFILPSEYTRFLAEYNRLRMARGTSAYWIVKPVDLSKGKGIFIFEDIKDLVYDCAVVIQRYISNPLLISSYKFDLRIYVCVKSFRPLTVYIHQEGLVRFATEKYHLSSLHNLYSHLTNTSINKFGPFYKTEKGQVGKGCKWTMSKFRHFLQSQDIKELLLWQRINNIVTLTLLTIAASVPSSPNCVELLGFDILIDAKFKPWLLEVNYSPALTLDCQADVSVKKKLVGDLIDLMNYTSTDGLRDRAYQKCGYKQPFKANHPSAPVLSKLNHQKKRKGNKDSETQTLPLLKAPCQPAKMNKRQFKQCDFVANYQRRLPSVDFAEIHEARCRIFNTSAVKTHTDQKRNLIPGPDSRTNESALNRQSLPPLASRLMDNESLYVSDVTNHDNSETEAERERSGETDVSSSILDTQERGQGVRRGSQRPARIAVERTRGNGQHVPPVRVGDFIRTFPFNVATLKASQHKLDITTVLQEIHRLTARLISGQSDKMKSRGEEEVMADMDADNDFDSLLWGPKDPPLISQCFKST; this is encoded by the exons ATGGCTGCATCCTTGGTGTTCAGACTGCATGACAGAGGACCCGAGCTGGTGAGGGAGGTGCTCCTGGAGAGAGGGTGGGAGGAGTACGATAAAGGAGAGCGGGGGGAGGAAGACTGGAACCTGTACTGGCGAGGCTCTCCATTTTGCAATTCGCAATATCGCAACCTGCTGCCATGGCAACGCCTAAACCACCATCCCAAAACTGTTGGCATCACACGCAAG gacTGTTTGGCACGCAACCTGAAGAGAATGAAAGCTGCTTTTGGTTCAGCTCTTTATGACTTCAGTCCCACCACTTTCATTCTCCCCAGTGAATACACACGCTTCCTGGCTGAGTACAACAGACTGCGTATGGCCAGAGGAACCTCGGCCTACTGGATTGTTAAGCCTGTGGATCTCTCCAAAGGCAAAGGGATTTTCATCTTTGAGGATATTAAGGACTTGGTCTATGACTGCGCTGTTGTCATTCAGAGGTACATCAGCAACCCTCTGCTGATCTCTAGCTACAAGTTTGACCTGAGGATTTACGTGTGTGTGAAGAGCTTTCGTCCGCTGACTGTTTACATTCATCAAGAGGGCCTAGTGCGTTTCGCCACTGAGAAGTATCATCTGTCATCTTTGCATAACCTGTATTCTCACCTCACCAACACCAGCATCAACAAGTTTGGTCCCTTCTACAAAACTGAAAAAGGGCAGGTAGGAAAGGGATGCAAGTGGACCATGAGCAAGTTCAGGCATTTTCTCCAAAGCCAAGACATCAAAGAGCTTCTTCTGTGGCAGAGGATCAACAACATTGTCACCCTGACCCTCCTCACCATTGCTgcctctgtgccctcctctcCAAACTGTGTGGAGCTGCTTGGATTTGACATCCTCATAGATGCCAAGTTCAAGCcctggctgctggaggtcaacTACAGCCCGGCACTCACGCTGGACTGCCAAGCTGATGTTTCAGTGAAGAAAAAGCTAGTCGGCGATCTCATAGATTTGATGAACTACACATCGACTGACGGCTTAAGAGACAGGGCTTATCAGAAATGTGGGTACAAGCAGCCTTTCAAAGCCAACCACCCCTCTGCACCTGTGCTCTCCAAGTTAAACcatcagaagaaaagaaaaggtaaCAAGGACTCAGAAACTCAAACTCTCCCTCTGCTAAAAGCTCCCTGTCAGCCTGCAAAGATGAACAAGAGACAGTTTAAACAGTGCGACTTTGTAGCCAACTACCAAAGACGCCTTCCTTCTGTTGACTTCGCTGAGATACATGAAGCCAGATGCAGAATATTTAACACCAGTGCTGTCAAAACCCACACCGACCAGAAGCGGAACCTGATCCCGGGCCCGGATTCAAGGACAAATGAGTCAGCGTTGAACAGACAGTCATTGCCACCTCTTGCATCGCGCCTAATGGACAACGAGAGTCTTTACGTGTCTGATGTTACAAACCATGACAACAGTGAAACAGAAGCTGAGAGGGAGCGCTCAGGAGAGACAGACGTTTCCTCTTCAATACTTGACACCCAGGAGAGAGGTCAGGGAGTCAGACG CGGGAGCCAGAGGCCAGCTCGGATCGCTGTGGAGAGAACCAGAGGGAATGGACAACATGTGCCACCAGTCCGAGTTGGAGACTTCATCAGGACGTTTCCATTTAACGTGGCCACTCTGAAGGCCTCACAGCACAAACTGGACATTACAACAGTCCTACAGGAGATTCACAGGCTGACTGCTCGGCTGATTTCAGGCCAATCAGACAAGATGAAGAGCAGGGGAGAAGAGGAGGTGATGGCAGACATGGATGCTGATAATGACTTTGATTCACTGTTGTGGGGACCAAAAGATCCTCCACTGATCAGTCAGTGCTTCAAATCAACTTAA
- the LOC115774740 gene encoding high choriolytic enzyme 1-like isoform X2, with protein sequence MWLLVFFCMSPVGSMPISLNLTAAENATATTTTVIPGVGTACLNDAPNATSLAADYATSLNHSHNATSSAPVGATPLNDVPNATSLAAGAAVLELDSSGNEGAETMDELNLDMPVKEGDILIQEDRNAVQTLWPDATVPYIISDELAYREAEIKAAIKMISDVTCIYFKKHDEEQNYLKFVGGSGCASFVGCQGGAQKLFVAPVCNVGNLCHEIIHALGLHHEHTREDRDKYVTVNWANILPGKEENFKVKYGNTQSLPYDPESIMHYGQAYFSANGNPTMLPKGSGMTIGQRTHLSQLDMQRLNKLYHCA encoded by the exons ATGTGGCTGCTGGTTTTCTTCTGCATGTCACCAG ttggcAGCATGCCCATCAGTCTAAACCTTACTGCTGCAG AAAATGCTACTGCCACAACCACAACAGTGATTCCAGGAG TTGGCACAGCTTGTTTAAATGATGCCCCAAATGCCACCAGTCTTGCTGCAG attaTGCCACTTCTTTAAATCACAGCCATAATGCCACCAGCTCTGCTCCAG TTGGCGCAACTCCTTTAAATGATGTCCCGAATGCCACCAGTCTTGCTGCAG GTGCAGCAGTTCTAGAACTTGATTCTTCAGGGAACGAGGGTGCAGAAACCATGGACG AGCTTAATCTTGACATGCCAGTCAAGGAAGGAGACATCCTGATTCAG GAGGACAGAAATGCTGTACAGACCCTGTGGCCAGATGCTACTGTCCCTTACATCATCTCGGATGAACTGG CTTACAGAGAGGCAGAAATTAAGGCTGCCATCAAGATGATATCAGACGTCACATGTATTTACTTCAAGAAACATGACGAAGAGCAGAACTACCTGAAGTTTGTTGGCGGCAGCGG CTGTGCCTCATTTGTTGGTTGTCAAGGAGGAGCCCAGAAGCTGTTCGTTGCTCCGGTGTGCAACGTGGGGAACCTCTGCCATGAGATCATCCATGCTCTGGGACTGCATCATGAACACACTCGTGAGGATCGGGATAAATACGTCACCGTGAACTGGGCAAATATTTTGCCAG gGAAAGAAGAGAACTTCAAGGTGAAATATGGAAACACTCAAAGCTTACCATATGATCCTGAGTCCATAATGCACTATGGGCA GGCTTATTTCAGTGCAAATGGAAATCCAACTATGTTGCCAAAAGGGAGCGGCATGACGATAGGTCAGAGGACACACCTGAGCCAGTTGGACATGCAAAGACTGAATAAACTCTACCACTGTGCTTAA
- the LOC115774740 gene encoding high choriolytic enzyme 1-like isoform X1 → MWLLVFFCMSPVGSMPISLNLTAAENATATTTTVIPGVGTACLNDAPNATSLAADYATSLNHSHNATSSAPVGATPLNDVPNATSLAADYTISLNATSHNASGSASGAAVLELDSSGNEGAETMDELNLDMPVKEGDILIQEDRNAVQTLWPDATVPYIISDELAYREAEIKAAIKMISDVTCIYFKKHDEEQNYLKFVGGSGCASFVGCQGGAQKLFVAPVCNVGNLCHEIIHALGLHHEHTREDRDKYVTVNWANILPGKEENFKVKYGNTQSLPYDPESIMHYGQAYFSANGNPTMLPKGSGMTIGQRTHLSQLDMQRLNKLYHCA, encoded by the exons ATGTGGCTGCTGGTTTTCTTCTGCATGTCACCAG ttggcAGCATGCCCATCAGTCTAAACCTTACTGCTGCAG AAAATGCTACTGCCACAACCACAACAGTGATTCCAGGAG TTGGCACAGCTTGTTTAAATGATGCCCCAAATGCCACCAGTCTTGCTGCAG attaTGCCACTTCTTTAAATCACAGCCATAATGCCACCAGCTCTGCTCCAG TTGGCGCAACTCCTTTAAATGATGTCCCGAATGCCACCAGTCTTGCTGCAG ATTATACCATATCTTTAAATGCAACAAGCCACAATGCATCTGGCTCTGCTTCAG GTGCAGCAGTTCTAGAACTTGATTCTTCAGGGAACGAGGGTGCAGAAACCATGGACG AGCTTAATCTTGACATGCCAGTCAAGGAAGGAGACATCCTGATTCAG GAGGACAGAAATGCTGTACAGACCCTGTGGCCAGATGCTACTGTCCCTTACATCATCTCGGATGAACTGG CTTACAGAGAGGCAGAAATTAAGGCTGCCATCAAGATGATATCAGACGTCACATGTATTTACTTCAAGAAACATGACGAAGAGCAGAACTACCTGAAGTTTGTTGGCGGCAGCGG CTGTGCCTCATTTGTTGGTTGTCAAGGAGGAGCCCAGAAGCTGTTCGTTGCTCCGGTGTGCAACGTGGGGAACCTCTGCCATGAGATCATCCATGCTCTGGGACTGCATCATGAACACACTCGTGAGGATCGGGATAAATACGTCACCGTGAACTGGGCAAATATTTTGCCAG gGAAAGAAGAGAACTTCAAGGTGAAATATGGAAACACTCAAAGCTTACCATATGATCCTGAGTCCATAATGCACTATGGGCA GGCTTATTTCAGTGCAAATGGAAATCCAACTATGTTGCCAAAAGGGAGCGGCATGACGATAGGTCAGAGGACACACCTGAGCCAGTTGGACATGCAAAGACTGAATAAACTCTACCACTGTGCTTAA